The proteins below are encoded in one region of Knoellia sp. S7-12:
- a CDS encoding FtsX-like permease family protein encodes MTTLTRRGAHSGEQPPAASGDFDSHDGGDGSGRTAWGRLTGSWGIALRMARRDVRRHKGRSALIMIMVSLPTLLLVFAIVAGATSQIDGPEQIPSRMGNGVASLDYPQDGIVDQAFDPGGSGGTNGTATPIPGWFENGSSFDNAQAVSSLTKATAVPYLDESVSTRIGDRRLSINSLAIDPRPGLKEKVELTGGRLPERAGEVLVSDAGEARGLPTSGAFTVRGQGEDVEVEVVGTAKALSPWGGTYDMVVPQPFVKGVAGGGWILLGSEPVKWPEVKRLNAHGFIVYSADVLKNPPSDSVLSDDQRVMLQSNNDRTGTFIAIGGALLLIITTLLVGPAFAVSAARQRRTLALSASNGATTAQLRHTVLAQALVLGVMAALAGLALGVVAAWLILRIGSVTRFLGTSGPFEVPVLAVGLITLAAVASAIIAALLPARRLGRLDIVGVMKGQNVSPRPSKTVFLVGAVLAGLGGFAVIWLAASQAAGGRDGGEVQTVAATVALVVGAIMLAPMILVGIARLSSRLPVSLRMATRDAGRQRSRSVPAIAAILAGVAVLTMTLIASGSDEEQGRREYIAQNIPGDAKVSSNGVPEEGGLNVAEISTAFATVQPGLEISPVAAVMTDPGMTGAGQPAKPYDLTSVNIVPPGCTPEQSVSDTLGNGETYGAAPCHIIGTQGQGNVAGIGFTTTAEISRRLSHLGREADAKTVESGGVVIGRAPGAKSLLVGGKVAVMSSVATFDPSNDAESTTSQGPRNIKTVTVPAVEVELTKESIGVMLGYGMLASTELAKSNGWPILVDQFTVHDPAGPISQNLTERLAGTTGDEIYIETERGYQSPLKWIILVLIGIFMLLLLVITLTSTALTLAEQESDQATLAALGSGRGTRRVMAAAQAFTLCIIGAVLGVAVGIVPGIALAYPLTAQSFDPVTGMSVSGGDPILVFPWLILLGFAIAVPVISAGLAAAGIRKAPNATHRAA; translated from the coding sequence ATGACCACCCTGACCAGGCGGGGGGCTCACTCAGGGGAGCAGCCCCCCGCCGCCTCAGGCGACTTCGACTCCCACGACGGTGGTGACGGCAGCGGCCGCACCGCGTGGGGTCGCCTCACCGGCAGCTGGGGCATTGCCCTGCGCATGGCCCGGCGTGACGTCCGCCGGCACAAGGGCCGCAGCGCGCTCATCATGATCATGGTGTCGCTGCCGACGCTCCTCCTCGTCTTCGCAATCGTCGCGGGAGCGACGAGCCAGATCGACGGCCCGGAGCAGATCCCTTCGCGCATGGGCAACGGCGTCGCGAGCCTCGACTACCCGCAGGACGGCATTGTCGACCAAGCCTTCGACCCCGGCGGTAGCGGAGGCACCAATGGCACGGCGACCCCCATCCCGGGGTGGTTCGAGAACGGCTCCTCCTTCGACAACGCCCAAGCCGTGAGCTCGTTGACGAAGGCCACAGCCGTTCCCTACCTCGATGAGTCGGTGTCCACTCGGATCGGGGACCGTCGACTCAGCATCAACAGCCTGGCGATCGACCCGCGGCCGGGACTCAAGGAGAAGGTCGAACTCACCGGTGGACGTCTGCCCGAACGCGCGGGCGAAGTCCTCGTCTCCGACGCCGGCGAGGCTCGGGGCCTGCCCACCAGCGGCGCCTTCACGGTGCGGGGGCAGGGTGAAGACGTGGAGGTCGAGGTGGTCGGCACGGCGAAGGCCCTGAGCCCGTGGGGAGGCACCTACGACATGGTTGTGCCCCAGCCCTTCGTCAAGGGCGTGGCTGGCGGCGGCTGGATCCTGCTCGGCTCCGAGCCGGTGAAGTGGCCCGAGGTCAAACGACTCAACGCCCACGGCTTCATCGTCTATTCGGCCGATGTCCTCAAGAACCCACCATCGGACAGCGTGCTCTCGGACGATCAGCGCGTGATGCTGCAGAGCAACAACGACCGCACGGGAACCTTCATCGCGATCGGTGGAGCACTCCTCCTCATCATCACGACCTTGCTCGTCGGTCCCGCTTTCGCCGTGAGTGCCGCCCGGCAGCGCAGAACTCTCGCGCTGTCGGCGAGCAACGGCGCCACCACCGCTCAGTTGCGGCACACCGTCCTTGCCCAAGCCCTCGTGCTCGGTGTCATGGCCGCCCTGGCGGGGTTGGCTCTCGGCGTCGTTGCCGCGTGGTTGATCCTGCGCATCGGAAGCGTGACCCGCTTCCTCGGCACGTCAGGTCCCTTTGAGGTGCCTGTCCTCGCGGTCGGACTCATCACCTTGGCCGCGGTGGCCAGCGCAATCATCGCCGCCCTCCTGCCGGCCCGCCGGTTGGGCCGGCTCGACATCGTCGGGGTGATGAAGGGGCAGAATGTCTCGCCCCGCCCGAGCAAGACCGTCTTCCTCGTCGGGGCTGTCCTCGCCGGACTAGGAGGGTTCGCCGTCATCTGGCTCGCTGCCAGTCAGGCCGCGGGCGGAAGGGATGGAGGTGAAGTCCAGACTGTCGCGGCAACCGTGGCTCTCGTCGTCGGGGCCATCATGCTCGCGCCGATGATCCTCGTCGGCATCGCCCGGCTCAGCTCGCGCCTGCCGGTGTCACTGCGCATGGCCACACGAGACGCCGGCCGCCAGCGCAGCCGCAGCGTGCCGGCCATCGCCGCGATCCTCGCCGGCGTCGCCGTCCTCACGATGACCCTCATTGCGAGCGGAAGCGACGAGGAACAGGGGCGGCGGGAGTACATCGCGCAGAACATCCCCGGAGACGCCAAGGTGTCGAGCAATGGAGTGCCGGAGGAGGGCGGTCTCAACGTCGCAGAGATCTCGACGGCATTCGCGACGGTCCAGCCCGGGCTCGAGATCTCACCCGTGGCTGCTGTGATGACCGACCCGGGGATGACCGGTGCAGGCCAGCCCGCCAAGCCCTACGACCTGACCTCGGTCAATATCGTCCCGCCCGGATGCACGCCCGAGCAGTCAGTCAGCGACACGCTCGGGAACGGTGAGACTTACGGGGCTGCCCCCTGTCACATCATCGGCACGCAGGGCCAAGGCAATGTCGCCGGCATCGGCTTCACCACCACCGCGGAGATCAGCCGTCGTCTCAGCCACCTCGGCCGTGAGGCCGACGCAAAGACCGTCGAGAGCGGCGGAGTCGTCATTGGCCGAGCCCCCGGCGCGAAATCGCTGCTGGTCGGCGGCAAGGTTGCAGTGATGTCGTCGGTGGCGACCTTCGACCCGAGCAATGACGCTGAGTCAACCACTAGCCAGGGCCCGCGAAACATCAAGACAGTCACCGTGCCCGCGGTTGAGGTCGAGCTCACGAAGGAATCCATCGGGGTGATGCTCGGCTACGGGATGCTCGCCTCAACCGAGTTGGCGAAGTCCAATGGATGGCCCATTCTCGTGGACCAGTTCACGGTTCACGACCCCGCCGGTCCCATCTCACAGAACCTCACCGAGCGCCTCGCGGGTACCACCGGCGACGAGATCTACATCGAGACCGAGCGTGGCTACCAGTCGCCGCTGAAGTGGATCATCCTCGTCCTCATCGGGATCTTCATGCTGCTGCTCCTCGTCATCACCCTCACCTCGACGGCGCTCACCCTGGCCGAGCAGGAGAGCGACCAGGCGACGCTCGCTGCCCTCGGCTCTGGCCGCGGCACTCGACGCGTCATGGCAGCGGCCCAAGCCTTCACGCTCTGCATCATCGGAGCGGTGCTCGGCGTCGCCGTGGGGATCGTCCCGGGCATCGCCCTGGCCTATCCGCTCACCGCCCAGTCGTTCGACCCCGTCACCGGCATGTCCGTCAGCGGCGGCGATCCCATCCTCGTCTTCCCGTGGCTCATCCTGCTCGGGTTCGCCATCGCGGTCCCGGTGATTTCAGCGGGACTGGCCGCGGCCGGCATACGAAAGGCTCCGAACGCCACCCACCGCGCAGCCTGA
- a CDS encoding TIGR03086 family metal-binding protein, giving the protein MPFPTDPAGRHRAIAGTFTERARGVSNWGVTAPVNGWTARDVVRHLVEWFPGFLEVGAGVALPPGPSVDDDPVGAWTSQADAIQALLDDPATQTTMLENPHIGSVPLPQAIDQFYTGDVFMHTWDLARASGQPDRLDAEFAGVMLSGMQDFDEVLRTSGQYGPRVEVPDSADITDKLMGFIGRDPSWTPPA; this is encoded by the coding sequence ATGCCGTTTCCCACCGATCCAGCCGGCCGTCACCGCGCGATTGCGGGCACCTTCACCGAACGTGCGCGCGGCGTGAGCAACTGGGGTGTGACCGCGCCAGTCAACGGCTGGACCGCGCGCGATGTCGTGCGACACCTCGTCGAGTGGTTCCCCGGGTTCCTCGAAGTGGGGGCCGGAGTGGCGCTCCCACCAGGACCGTCGGTCGACGACGACCCGGTGGGCGCGTGGACGTCGCAGGCCGACGCCATCCAGGCGCTCCTCGACGACCCCGCGACGCAGACCACGATGCTCGAGAACCCGCACATCGGGTCGGTGCCGCTGCCGCAGGCGATCGACCAGTTCTATACCGGTGACGTCTTCATGCACACGTGGGACCTCGCGCGGGCGAGCGGACAGCCGGACCGGCTCGACGCGGAGTTCGCCGGAGTGATGTTGAGCGGGATGCAGGACTTCGATGAGGTGCTGCGGACGTCGGGTCAGTACGGCCCGCGCGTCGAGGTGCCCGACTCCGCCGACATCACCGACAAGCTCATGGGCTTCATCGGCCGCGACCCATCCTGGACCCCGCCCGCCTGA
- a CDS encoding bacterial proteasome activator family protein codes for MSDQQPTQPESTPETDEQEPREVHGTATIDEDKVVVVTPEGMGVAQRDPEGKPSQNPADLVEQPAKVMRIGSMIKQLLEEVRNAPLDEAGRARLADVHDRSLSELKDGLAPELVEELERISLPFSDDAPSDAELRIAQAQLVGWLEGLFHGIQTALVAQQMAAQAQLQQMRQLPPGHAPAPGQTSSPTGMPNMPGGSPVPGDSGPGEGTGQYL; via the coding sequence ATGAGCGACCAGCAGCCCACGCAGCCGGAATCGACCCCCGAGACCGACGAGCAGGAGCCTCGTGAGGTGCACGGCACCGCGACGATCGATGAGGACAAGGTGGTCGTCGTGACGCCCGAGGGCATGGGTGTGGCCCAGCGTGACCCCGAGGGCAAGCCGAGTCAGAACCCCGCCGACCTCGTCGAGCAGCCGGCCAAGGTCATGCGCATCGGCTCGATGATCAAGCAGCTCCTCGAAGAGGTCCGCAACGCACCTCTCGACGAGGCCGGTCGCGCCCGGCTCGCCGACGTCCACGACCGCTCCCTCTCCGAGCTCAAGGACGGCCTCGCTCCCGAACTCGTCGAGGAGCTCGAGCGGATCTCGTTGCCGTTCAGTGACGACGCCCCGTCCGACGCCGAGCTCCGCATCGCTCAGGCGCAGCTCGTCGGCTGGCTCGAAGGCCTCTTCCACGGTATCCAGACCGCGCTCGTTGCCCAGCAGATGGCGGCCCAGGCGCAGCTGCAACAGATGCGTCAGCTGCCTCCCGGTCACGCGCCTGCACCCGGCCAGACGAGCAGCCCGACGGGGATGCCCAACATGCCCGGCGGCTCTCCCGTCCCCGGCGACAGCGGCCCCGGCGAAGGCACCGGGCAGTACCTCTAA
- a CDS encoding oxidoreductase gives MLTAPLYAVALVALAAPVASAAPPGGAADLSWDVTTVDADQSFRGLDAVDRDTAWVSGASVSGGDARVYLTKDGGDSWDDVSPAGSAGLNFRDVEAENARTATVLAIGEGEASRIYRTTDGGATWIETFRNTEPTAFYNCMDFFPGGKRGLAVSDPVAGKFRIISTDDGGQSWEVLPDAGMPDSTGEANFSASGDCLTISGRDAWFGSGGAKSRIFHSTDQGLTWAATDSTIPAGEAAGVFGLAFKNPRQGIAVGGDFAAAADGVDASATTRDGKSWTNGGDLAHLGEDAAYLRRSVVVVGESGPVGGSSVSTDGGQTWRQFSEVGFHTLDCTNDGACWAAGGRGRVGTL, from the coding sequence ATGCTCACAGCTCCTCTGTATGCCGTCGCGCTCGTTGCGCTTGCCGCTCCCGTCGCGAGTGCCGCACCTCCGGGTGGCGCTGCTGATCTGTCGTGGGACGTGACGACAGTTGACGCCGACCAGAGCTTCCGCGGGCTCGACGCCGTGGACCGCGACACCGCGTGGGTGAGCGGTGCGAGTGTGAGCGGCGGGGATGCTCGCGTGTATCTGACGAAGGACGGAGGCGACTCCTGGGACGACGTCAGCCCGGCCGGGAGCGCGGGCCTCAACTTCCGTGACGTCGAAGCCGAGAACGCCCGCACCGCAACGGTTCTCGCGATCGGCGAGGGTGAAGCCTCGAGGATCTATCGCACGACCGATGGCGGCGCGACCTGGATCGAGACGTTCCGCAACACCGAGCCCACCGCGTTCTACAACTGCATGGACTTCTTCCCGGGCGGGAAGCGCGGTTTGGCCGTGAGCGACCCGGTAGCAGGCAAGTTCCGGATCATCTCGACGGACGATGGCGGCCAGTCGTGGGAGGTGCTCCCCGATGCCGGGATGCCGGACTCGACGGGTGAGGCGAACTTCTCGGCCAGCGGCGACTGCCTCACGATCTCGGGACGCGACGCGTGGTTCGGCTCCGGCGGCGCGAAGTCGCGGATCTTCCACTCGACCGACCAGGGGCTGACGTGGGCAGCCACGGACTCGACGATCCCGGCCGGTGAGGCCGCCGGTGTCTTCGGGCTTGCGTTCAAGAACCCCCGCCAGGGCATCGCCGTCGGCGGCGACTTCGCAGCAGCAGCTGACGGGGTCGACGCGTCGGCAACGACCCGGGACGGGAAGTCCTGGACCAACGGAGGCGACCTCGCGCACCTGGGTGAGGACGCGGCATACCTGCGTCGTTCGGTTGTCGTCGTGGGCGAGAGCGGACCGGTCGGCGGCAGCAGCGTCTCGACCGACGGTGGACAGACGTGGAGGCAGTTCAGCGAGGTCGGGTTCCACACGCTCGACTGCACCAACGACGGCGCGTGCTGGGCTGCCGGTGGCAGGGGCCGCGTCGGCACCCTCTGA
- a CDS encoding IS481 family transposase codes for MAKDGVAVGPELAALVTRFVGGERFNIREACAEIGVSTTTFYKYRHRFDELGVDGLFPMSRAPLVSPTRVSTAVEEVIVRVRKEMTGDGWDAGAEQIRFRLEALVEAADPQWPVGADIPSRATINRVLKRRGQLIAVPQRKPKRATRRFEAAQPNTRWQMDGFAVTLDDGTDVVVLHIVDDHSRYDIGLRAAHSENAADVWTTVAAAAKTYGLPREFLTDNGTAFSGRRRGWLSALEENLTILGVKTITSSVGHPQTCGKCERAHQTVLKWLAVRSITSIDHLNKLLVTYRHHQNNDRRRTHLGGLTPGQRYRLGPKDGPAGDLALPMTVRSAVVAANGAITVDKTSIGIGRRYAGTTITLFRQGNIITIVNDRGHVADLTLTTPRSRYQSANPTARLTAKS; via the coding sequence ATGGCCAAGGATGGAGTGGCGGTGGGTCCCGAACTTGCTGCGTTAGTGACCAGGTTTGTCGGTGGAGAGCGGTTCAACATCCGAGAAGCGTGCGCCGAAATTGGTGTGTCGACGACGACCTTCTACAAGTACCGACACCGCTTCGACGAGCTGGGCGTCGACGGATTGTTCCCGATGTCGCGGGCGCCGTTGGTGTCACCGACCAGGGTCAGTACTGCGGTCGAAGAAGTGATCGTCCGGGTCCGTAAGGAGATGACCGGTGACGGCTGGGATGCGGGCGCCGAGCAGATCCGGTTCCGGCTCGAGGCTCTCGTCGAGGCCGCTGACCCACAGTGGCCGGTCGGGGCAGACATCCCTTCTCGTGCCACGATCAACCGCGTCCTGAAAAGGCGCGGGCAGCTGATCGCGGTCCCGCAACGCAAACCCAAGAGAGCGACCCGCCGGTTCGAAGCGGCTCAACCCAATACGCGCTGGCAGATGGACGGGTTCGCCGTCACTCTCGATGACGGTACGGATGTCGTGGTTCTCCACATCGTCGATGATCACTCCCGCTACGACATTGGCCTGCGAGCAGCACACAGCGAGAACGCTGCTGACGTGTGGACCACCGTCGCGGCCGCAGCCAAAACCTACGGCCTTCCCCGGGAGTTCCTCACCGACAACGGCACCGCGTTCTCTGGTCGACGACGAGGCTGGCTCAGCGCCCTGGAGGAGAACCTGACCATCCTGGGCGTCAAGACCATCACCAGCTCCGTGGGCCACCCGCAAACCTGCGGCAAGTGCGAACGAGCGCACCAGACGGTCCTGAAATGGCTGGCCGTCCGATCGATCACCTCGATCGATCACCTCAACAAGCTGCTTGTGACCTACCGCCATCACCAGAACAACGACCGGCGCCGCACGCACTTGGGCGGGCTGACCCCGGGACAGCGCTACCGACTGGGCCCCAAAGACGGCCCAGCAGGCGACCTTGCGCTGCCCATGACCGTCCGCAGCGCCGTCGTCGCAGCCAACGGCGCGATCACGGTCGACAAGACGAGCATCGGGATCGGTCGCCGCTACGCCGGAACCACGATCACCCTCTTCAGGCAGGGAAACATCATCACCATCGTCAACGACCGCGGCCACGTCGCGGACCTGACACTGACAACGCCACGATCCCGGTACCAATCAGCCAACCCAACGGCAAGACTGACCGCGAAGTCCTGA
- a CDS encoding acyl-ACP desaturase — MTATTWSQTDLLRELSPVVEANLNRHIGVAKNWYPHDFIPWSDGRNFDGLMGGDAWSPDDAPISDVARSALIVNLLTEDNLPSYHHEIAIIFGRDDAWGEWVHRWTAEEGRHGIAMRDYMLVKRMVDPAVLEDFRMTHMSQGYESAHSGELLHSLAYVSFQELATRVSHRNTGRYTNDPMADQLLQRIAADENLHMIFYRNLMGAALELDPSASVMAIRDVVLNFAMPGTDIPGFARKSVEMAVAGIYDLRQHRDDVVAPVLRFWKIFELENLSAEGEQARMELADFMSGLDTKASRFEDKRDTLAARMNL; from the coding sequence ATGACCGCCACCACGTGGAGCCAGACCGACCTCCTGCGCGAGCTCAGCCCCGTCGTCGAGGCGAACCTCAACCGGCACATCGGCGTGGCCAAGAACTGGTACCCACACGACTTCATCCCCTGGAGCGACGGGCGCAACTTCGACGGCCTCATGGGTGGTGATGCCTGGAGCCCCGACGACGCGCCGATCTCCGACGTCGCTCGCTCCGCGCTCATCGTCAACCTCCTCACTGAGGACAACCTCCCGAGCTATCACCACGAGATCGCGATCATCTTTGGTCGCGATGACGCGTGGGGCGAGTGGGTCCACCGCTGGACCGCCGAGGAGGGCCGTCACGGCATCGCGATGCGTGACTACATGCTCGTGAAGCGCATGGTCGACCCGGCCGTGCTCGAGGACTTCCGGATGACGCACATGTCGCAGGGCTACGAGTCCGCGCACAGTGGCGAGCTGCTGCACTCGCTCGCCTACGTGTCGTTCCAGGAGCTCGCAACCCGGGTGTCACACCGCAATACGGGGCGCTACACCAACGACCCGATGGCCGACCAGCTGCTGCAGCGGATCGCGGCCGACGAGAACCTGCACATGATCTTCTATCGCAACCTCATGGGGGCGGCGCTGGAGCTCGACCCCAGTGCGTCGGTGATGGCGATCCGCGATGTCGTGCTGAACTTCGCGATGCCCGGCACCGACATCCCCGGCTTCGCGCGCAAGTCCGTCGAGATGGCCGTCGCCGGGATCTATGACCTGCGACAGCACCGCGACGACGTCGTTGCTCCCGTGCTCCGGTTCTGGAAGATCTTTGAGCTGGAGAACCTGTCCGCTGAGGGCGAGCAGGCGCGCATGGAGCTCGCCGACTTCATGTCCGGGCTCGACACCAAGGCAAGCCGGTTCGAGGACAAGCGCGACACCCTCGCCGCCCGCATGAACCTCTGA
- a CDS encoding FAD-binding dehydrogenase: MDADALVIGAGLAGLVAANELADAGRSVVLLDQESEANLGGQAWWSFGGLFLVDSPEQRRMGIKDNFDLAWQDWEGSAGWDRDEDYWPRQWGRAYVEWAAGEKREWLRTFGISFFPVVGWAERGDGRAGGHGNSVPRFHIPWGTGTGVVSPFIDRVRTHIAGGRIIYRPRHRVDEVVTTDGTVTGVRGSVLAEDSSARGVATNRDVVGDFEFGAHAVLVTSGGIGGNHDLVRANWPDRLGPAPEHMITGVPAYVDGRMLAITESAGGTVINRDRMWHYVEGINNWDPIWPSHAIRILPGPSSLWFDGNGDRLPPPNFPGFDTLGTLQHLRTTGHDHSWFVTNRTLVGKEFALSGSEQNLDLTDRNYRDIAKRPITAVQPSMQAFLDHGVDFVQADTLRELVAKMNALTPDAPVDFAHIERQVLERDRQIDNSFTKDAQIAAMHVARQYRGDKLTKRAFPPHRILDPKRGPLVAVRLNILTRKSLGGLQTNLDSQVIGDNGEPVAGLYAAGEVAGFGGGGVHGYRSLEGTFVGGCLFSGRAAGRAMAREV, from the coding sequence ATGGACGCCGATGCTCTTGTCATTGGGGCCGGCCTCGCCGGTCTCGTCGCAGCCAACGAACTCGCCGATGCCGGGCGCTCCGTCGTCCTGCTCGACCAGGAGAGCGAAGCGAACCTCGGCGGTCAGGCGTGGTGGAGTTTCGGTGGACTCTTCCTCGTCGACAGTCCTGAGCAGCGGCGGATGGGGATCAAGGACAACTTCGACCTCGCCTGGCAGGACTGGGAGGGCAGCGCCGGGTGGGACCGCGACGAGGACTACTGGCCGCGCCAGTGGGGTCGCGCCTATGTCGAGTGGGCGGCCGGTGAGAAGCGGGAGTGGCTGCGCACGTTCGGGATCAGCTTCTTCCCCGTGGTCGGCTGGGCCGAGCGTGGCGACGGTCGCGCGGGCGGCCACGGCAACTCCGTCCCGCGCTTCCACATCCCGTGGGGCACGGGCACCGGAGTCGTCTCGCCGTTCATCGACCGTGTCCGGACCCACATCGCCGGCGGGCGCATCATCTATCGCCCCCGTCACCGCGTCGACGAAGTCGTCACGACCGATGGCACTGTCACGGGAGTGCGTGGATCCGTTCTCGCAGAAGACAGTTCGGCGCGCGGCGTCGCGACGAACCGCGACGTCGTCGGTGACTTCGAGTTCGGCGCGCACGCCGTGCTCGTCACGAGTGGTGGCATCGGTGGCAACCACGACCTCGTCCGGGCCAACTGGCCCGACCGCCTCGGCCCCGCGCCCGAGCACATGATCACCGGCGTCCCGGCCTACGTCGATGGACGCATGCTGGCCATCACCGAGAGCGCAGGTGGCACGGTCATCAACCGCGACCGCATGTGGCACTACGTCGAGGGCATCAACAACTGGGACCCGATCTGGCCGAGCCACGCCATTCGCATCCTGCCCGGCCCGTCGTCGCTGTGGTTCGACGGCAACGGTGACCGGCTCCCGCCGCCGAACTTCCCCGGCTTCGACACCCTCGGCACGCTGCAGCATCTGCGGACGACCGGGCACGACCACTCGTGGTTCGTCACCAACCGCACCCTGGTCGGCAAGGAGTTCGCCCTGTCGGGCAGCGAGCAGAACCTCGACCTCACCGACCGCAACTACAGGGACATCGCCAAGCGGCCGATCACGGCTGTGCAACCGTCGATGCAGGCCTTCCTCGATCACGGCGTCGACTTCGTCCAGGCTGACACCCTGCGCGAACTCGTGGCCAAGATGAACGCGCTCACCCCCGACGCCCCGGTCGACTTCGCGCACATCGAGCGCCAGGTCCTCGAGCGCGACCGTCAGATCGACAACTCCTTCACCAAGGACGCGCAGATCGCGGCGATGCACGTCGCCCGTCAGTACCGCGGCGACAAGCTCACCAAGCGCGCCTTCCCGCCGCACAGGATCCTCGACCCCAAGCGCGGACCCCTCGTGGCGGTGCGGCTCAACATCCTGACCCGCAAGTCACTGGGTGGGCTGCAGACCAACCTCGACAGTCAGGTCATCGGCGACAACGGCGAACCCGTGGCCGGCCTGTATGCCGCGGGCGAAGTTGCCGGGTTCGGCGGCGGTGGCGTGCACGGATACCGCTCTCTCGAGGGCACGTTCGTGGGCGGCTGCCTGTTCTCGGGTCGGGCAGCAGGTCGCGCCATGGCCCGCGAGGTCTGA
- a CDS encoding IS110 family transposase, with the protein MERVVIGVDPHKLSATIEVVNDHERRLGSGRFTTDRAGYTAMRTYAKAWPDRVWAVEGANGVGRPLAQRLLESGEHVVDVPAKLAARVRLFDTGHNRKTDAHDAHSIAMVAVRTSGLRVLQVDGELEALRLLVDRREALTRRRVQSVDRLQALLAELLPGQAKKDITTGQAKRMLASVRPRDVAGKTRRRIAAEELAELVAVEAKMKKATAELKAIIQARGSHLTDIPGIGPVVAARVLADVGDIARFADRNRFASWTGTAPLDASSGENNRHRLSRAGNRRVNHMIHIAAITQLRLDTDGRTYYRRKRAEGKKPLEALRCLKRRISDVIYRQLVADASPAQATGKEAGPGGQRGASHTSSATGSHPHTGTSDQPLPGPAPRTLRATAALRKTEPTKHLEPAG; encoded by the coding sequence ATGGAACGTGTTGTCATCGGGGTCGATCCCCACAAGCTGTCGGCGACGATCGAGGTCGTTAACGATCATGAACGGCGTCTCGGTTCGGGCCGGTTCACCACCGACCGGGCCGGCTACACCGCGATGCGAACCTACGCCAAGGCGTGGCCGGACCGGGTGTGGGCGGTCGAGGGCGCCAACGGTGTCGGACGCCCCCTGGCGCAGCGGCTCCTGGAATCAGGGGAGCATGTCGTGGACGTCCCGGCCAAGCTCGCCGCCCGGGTCCGGCTCTTCGACACCGGCCACAACCGCAAGACCGATGCCCACGACGCACACTCGATCGCGATGGTCGCGGTGCGCACTTCGGGCCTTCGGGTGCTGCAGGTCGACGGTGAGCTGGAGGCGCTCAGGTTGCTCGTGGACCGCCGTGAGGCGTTGACCCGGCGACGGGTCCAGAGCGTCGATCGGCTCCAAGCCCTGCTCGCGGAATTGCTTCCCGGGCAGGCGAAGAAGGACATCACCACCGGTCAGGCCAAGCGCATGCTCGCCTCAGTTCGCCCGCGTGACGTCGCCGGCAAGACCCGCCGCCGGATAGCAGCAGAGGAGCTCGCCGAACTGGTCGCGGTCGAGGCCAAGATGAAGAAGGCCACCGCCGAGCTGAAGGCGATCATCCAGGCCCGCGGCTCACACCTGACGGACATCCCCGGCATCGGACCTGTGGTCGCCGCCCGTGTCCTGGCTGACGTCGGCGACATCGCCCGGTTCGCTGACCGCAACCGGTTCGCGTCCTGGACCGGCACCGCACCGCTGGACGCCTCCTCCGGGGAGAACAACCGGCACCGTCTCTCCCGAGCGGGTAACCGCCGGGTCAACCACATGATCCACATCGCCGCGATCACCCAGCTCCGGCTCGACACCGACGGGCGGACCTACTACCGGCGCAAGCGCGCCGAGGGCAAGAAACCCCTCGAGGCACTGCGCTGCCTCAAGCGAAGGATCTCCGACGTCATCTATCGACAGCTGGTCGCCGATGCCTCACCCGCCCAAGCCACGGGCAAAGAGGCGGGCCCGGGAGGGCAACGCGGGGCGTCTCATACATCCAGCGCGACCGGCTCGCACCCGCACACCGGCACTTCGGATCAGCCACTTCCCGGACCCGCACCAAGGACGCTACGCGCGACAGCCGCGCTGCGAAAGACCGAGCCCACTAAGCACCTAGAACCGGCCGGTTGA
- a CDS encoding HAD-IA family hydrolase, protein MSNVSDVSDKRDVRAGAYPSRTFAGVLFDMDGTLIDSLGAVERSWLQWCEEFEIAPAALAGAHGRTSANTIAIVMADRAESERLAAHARIGEIEVGDTEGIVVLPGAIEAFETLDRLGVPHAIVTSCERDLAQARLVATGLPRPSVVVTASDVSHGKPGPEPYLRGAELLGVPIGDCLVIEDATAGLVSGRAAGAGALVAVLGTTTVEILARDADVVVASVATIPWADLTPRP, encoded by the coding sequence GTGAGCAATGTCAGCGATGTCAGCGACAAGCGCGACGTGCGGGCGGGGGCGTACCCCTCCCGCACGTTTGCCGGGGTCCTGTTCGACATGGACGGCACCCTCATCGACTCGCTGGGAGCCGTCGAGCGCTCATGGCTGCAGTGGTGTGAGGAGTTCGAGATTGCACCGGCCGCCCTGGCCGGGGCTCACGGTCGGACGAGCGCCAACACCATCGCCATCGTCATGGCCGACCGCGCCGAATCGGAGCGGCTGGCGGCGCACGCGCGAATTGGTGAGATCGAGGTGGGCGACACCGAGGGGATCGTCGTCCTGCCGGGTGCCATCGAGGCTTTCGAGACCCTCGATCGGCTCGGGGTGCCGCACGCCATCGTCACATCCTGCGAGCGGGATCTGGCGCAGGCACGGCTGGTGGCGACGGGGTTGCCGCGCCCTTCAGTCGTGGTGACGGCGAGCGATGTGTCGCACGGCAAGCCCGGGCCCGAGCCCTATCTGCGGGGAGCCGAGCTGTTGGGTGTGCCGATCGGTGACTGCCTCGTCATCGAGGACGCGACGGCCGGGCTGGTGTCCGGTCGCGCCGCGGGTGCCGGCGCTCTGGTGGCGGTCCTGGGGACGACGACGGTTGAGATCCTGGCCCGCGACGCCGACGTCGTGGTCGCCTCCGTGGCCACCATCCCCTGGGCCGACCTCACCCCGCGTCCCTAA